One segment of Primulina tabacum isolate GXHZ01 chromosome 6, ASM2559414v2, whole genome shotgun sequence DNA contains the following:
- the LOC142548149 gene encoding uncharacterized protein LOC142548149 gives MPKQIQKSVRECISKIKISDEQIQSRSCRRTKTPSFDVHAKRNESDAVTLSDVDQFLYENFSSLYLEEREEGTGNRRKTTSFLFESPKLLDPPPPPETLRRSGRFFVASGSSSSLITDEACSSPASAAEESEENTEEDGKATDNFIVIFTHSPSPYEDFRRSMQEMAEARVAQAGKVDWDFLEELLFCYLDLNNKKSHRYILHAFVDLIVALRGNPGKITASRLAWNGRGGNW, from the coding sequence ATGCCAAAGcaaattcagaaatcagttcGAGAATGCATTTCGAAGATCAAGATTTCCGATGAACAAATTCAATCCCGAAGTTGCAGGCGCACCAAAACGCCGTCGTTTGACGTCCATGCGAAGCGGAACGAAAGCGACGCCGTTACGTTATCGGACGTAGATCAATTCTTGTATGAGAATTTCAGTTCTCTTTATCTGGAGGAGCGCGAAGAAGGAACCGGGAACAGACGCAAAACTACCTCGTTCCTGTTCGAATCTCCGAAATTACTCGATCCTCCGCCTCCACCAGAGACCCTACGACGCTCGGGTAGGTTTTTCGTCGCCTCCGGTTCTTCGAGCTCACTGATCACGGATGAAGCGTGTTCTTCCCCAGCCTCCGCCGCGGAGGAGTCGGAGGAGAACACAGAGGAAGATGGAAAGGCGACGGACAATTTCATAGTCATCTTCACGCATTCCCCCAGTCCTTACGAGGATTTCCGGCGATCGATGCAGGAGATGGCGGAGGCACGTGTGGCGCAGGCCGGGAAAGTGGACTGGGATTTTCTGGAGGAGCTTTTGTTTTGTTATCTGGATCTGAATAACAAGAAGTCGCATAGGTATATCTTGCACGCGTTCGTGGATCTGATCGTGGCTCTGCGGGGGAATCCCGGAAAGATTACGGCGAGTCGTCTGGCGTGGAACGGCAGAGGTGGTAACTGGTAG
- the LOC142549275 gene encoding uncharacterized protein LOC142549275 — protein sequence MTAAKHSDTSSVHRPLLPETQSTPQSQPRYVFVLPPYPPPNHHRLLRKSCRRGLISCATVLIFLAAALYLLWPFDPELSVVRLHLGRLRFHMIPEVSTDLTLNLTIRIRNQDFYSIQYVSSVVSIGYRGQKLGDVTSDGGNITARASSYVNATLQLERVEITSDVILLLEDLAKGEIKFDTDTQIDGKLRVFFFDLPIKPKISCEIVADTINETISRQNCSSQAHAEK from the exons ATGACGGCGGCGAAACATTCTGACACGTCGTCGGTTCACCGGCCACTCCTTCCCGAAACACAATCCACCCCCCAATCTCAACCCCGATACGTATTCGTTTTACCTCCTTATCCGCCACCCAACCACCACCGTCTCCTCCGCAAATCATGCCGCCGCGGCCTGATTAGCTGCGCCACCGTACTCATCTTCCTAGCTGCCGCTTTGTATCTTCTCTGGCCATTCGATCCCGAGCTCTCCGTTGTTCGCCTCCACCTCGGTCGTCTCCGTTTCCACATGATCCCTGAAGTCTCCACTGACTTAACGTTGAACCTCACCATTAGGATTCGTAACCAAGATTTCTACTCAATTCAGTACGTTTCGTCGGTGGTCTCGATCGGGTATAGGGGGCAGAAGCTGGGGGATGTCACATCAGATGGTGGGAATATAACGGCGAGGGCGTCGTCCTACGTGAACGCTACGCTCCAGCTGGAACGGGTGGAGATCACGAGCGATGTTATTCTGTTGTTGGAGGATTTGGCAAAAGGCGAGATTAAGTTCGACACAGACACGCAGATTGATGGGAAGCTCAGGGTTTTTTTCTTTGACTTGCCTATAAAG CCAAAAATTTCATGCGAAATCGTCGCTGATACGATCAATGAAACAATTTCTCGGCAAAATTGCTCTTCTCAG GCTCATGCAGAGAAATAA